Proteins from a genomic interval of Medicago truncatula cultivar Jemalong A17 chromosome 3, MtrunA17r5.0-ANR, whole genome shotgun sequence:
- the LOC11412685 gene encoding putative disease resistance RPP13-like protein 1, giving the protein MAATVAGAFISSFVEMILERLASGDFRDNFSRYKLDVGLADKLGITLNSINQVLEEAEQMQYKSTYVKKWLDDLKHAVYEADQIFDEIATDAQLNKLKDESEPVTNTTFESRIKELIEMLELLVNQKLMLGLKESLCASNEGVISWKSSKELPTSSLGNKSDLCGRDVEEEEIIKFLLSDNDGSNRTPVITIVGSGGMGKTTLAELVYNDDRIKEHFEHKAWVYVSEFFDAVRITKEIISRLGYSLAKGEDLNLLQQQLHQRITGTRYLLVIEDVQNGSGECWEQLLLPFNHGSFGSKIIVTTRDKEVAAVMKSSQIVHLKQLEESDGWNLFVRHAFHGKNASEYPNLESIGKKIVNKCGGPPLALKSLGNLLRMKFSPGEWTKILDADMLPLTDEDNNLNIYLILGLIYHNFPSSVKRCFAYFSIFPKANCLFKDQLIKLWMADGLLKCFRAEKSEKELGDEFFDYLESISFIQQSLYPGLDNKHRFFMHDLVIDLARSVSGEFSLRIEGDRVQDIPERARHIWCSLDWKYGYRKLENICKIKGLRSLKVEEQGYDEQCFKICKNVQIELFSSLKYLRMLTFYGCNNLSELADEISNLKLLCYLDLSYTGITSLPDSICVLYNLQTLLLLGCRLTELPSNFYKLVNLRHLNLESTLISKMPEQIQRLTHLETLTNFVVGEHSGSNIKELEKLNHLRGTLCISQLENVTDRADAVEANLKNKRHLEVLHMRYGYRRTTDGSIVERDVLEVLEPNSNLNSLIIEDYRGTGFPHWLGDCYLLNLVSLELNRCGFCFQFPPLGQLPSLKELSISECDGIEIIGEEFYGYNSSTVPFASLENLKFDNMYGWNEWLCTKGFPSLTFLLITECPKLKRALPQHLPCLERLVIYDCPELEASIPANIRQLELHGCVNVFINELPTNLKKAYLGGTRVIESSLEQILFNSSSLEQLNVGDYDGENLEWPSFDLRSCNSLCTLSISGWCSSSLPFALNLSTNLHSLDLYDCRQLKSFPQRGLPSRLSSLRINKCPELIASRKEWGLFELNSLKEFRVSDDFESMDSFPEENLLPPTLNTIHLENCSKLRIINYKGLLHLKSVRLLRIEYCPCLERLPEEGLPSSLSTLYIRECRIVKQRYQKEEGESWNTICHIPDVFIY; this is encoded by the coding sequence ATGGCAGCGACGGTTGCTGGTGCATTTATTTCGTCTTTTGTTGAAATGATTCTCGAGAGGTTGGCTTCAGGTGATTTCCGGGACAACTTCAGTAGATACAAACTTGACGTTGGCCTGGCAGACAAACTTGGCATTACACTTAATTCTATAAATCAAGTGCTGGAAGAAGCAGAACAAATGCAGTACAAAAGCACATATGTAAAGAAGTGGCTTGATGATCTTAAACATGCTGTATATGAGGCAGACCAAATTTTCGATGAGATTGCTACTGACGCACAACTGAATAAGCTGAAAGATGAATCTGAACCTGTTACCAACACAACATTTGAATCTAGGATCAAAGAATTGATAGAGATGCTAGAACTTCTTGTGAATCAAAAGCTAATGTTGGGATTGAAAGAAAGTCTTTGTGCTAGTAATGAAGGTGTCATCAGCTGGAAATCCTCAAAAGAACTGCCGACTTCATCTCTGGGGAACAAATCGGACCTATGTGGTAGAGATGTTGAGGAAGAGGAAATCATAAAGTTTTTACTTTCAGATAATGACGGTAGCAACCGGACACCCGTAATCACCATAGTGGGTTCTGGTGGGATGGGTAAGACCACCCTTGCTGAGCTTGTGTATAACGACGATAGAATTAAAGAGCATTTTGAACATAAAGCTTGGGTCTATGTTTCAGAATTTTTTGATGCTGTTCGAATTACCAAAGAAATAATTAGTAGGTTAGGTTATTCTTTAGCAAAAGGAGAGGACTTGAATCTACTCCAACAACAGCTGCATCAAAGAATAACAGGCACGAGATATTTGCTTGTTATAGAGGACGTTCAGAATGGCAGTGGGGAATGTTGGGAACAGTTACTACTTCCCTTTAATCATGGATCTTTTGGAAGTAAGATTATTGTGACCACACGTGACAAAGAGGTAGCAGCAGTAATGAAATCCTCCCAAATAGTTCATTTGAAGCAATTGGAGGAAAGCGATGGTTGGAATTTATTTGTGAGACATGCTTTTCACGGAAAAAATGCAAGTGAATATCCAAATCTTGAATCAATTGGGAAGAAAATTGTAAACAAGTGTGGAGGGCCGCCTTTAGCTCTGAAATCATTAGGGAATCTCTTGCGAATGAAATTTTCTCCTGGTGAATGGACCAAGATATTGGATGCAGATATGTTGCCTTTAACGGATGAGGACAACAACCTTAACATTTACCTGATATTGGGATTGATTTACCATAACTTTCCTTCCAGTGTGAAGCGATGTTTTGCTTATTTTTCCATATTTCCCAAAGCCAATTGCTTATTCAAGGATCAATTAATCAAGCTTTGGATGGCAGATGGGTTGCTGAAATGTTTTAGAGCAGAAAAGAGTGAAAAAGAGTTGGGTGATGAATTTTTTGATTATCTTGAGTCAATTTCGTTTATACAACAATCATTATATCCAGGGCTTGATAACAAGCACCGGTTTTTCATGCATGATCTTGTCATTGATTTAGCAAGATCAGTGTCAGGAGAATTTTCTTTACGAATAGAGGGTGATAGGGTGCAAGATATCCCTGAAAGAGCACGCCATATTTGGTGCTCTCTTGATTGGAAATATGGTTATAGAAAATTAGAGAATATTTGTAAGATTAAGGGATTACGCAGTTTGAAGGTAGAAGAACAAGGCTATGATGAGCAATGCTTCAAGATATGCAAGAATGTGCAAATTGAACTGTTTTCAAGTCTAAAATATTTGCGTATGTTAACATTCTATGGTTGTAATAATCTCTCCGAGCTAGCTGACGAGATAAGCAACTTAAAGCTTCTGTGTTATCTAGACCTTTCTTACACTGGAATTACAAGCCTACCTGATTCCATTTGTGTGTTGTATAATTTGCAGACACTCTTATTGCTAGGATGTAGATTGACTGAGCTCCCTTCAAATTTTTACAAACTTGTCAATTTACGTCATCTTAATCTAGAAAGCACTCTTATCTCAAAGATGCCAGAGCAAATACAAAGGCTAACCCATCTTGAGACGTTGACAAATTTTGTTGTGGGAGAGCATAGTGGGTCTAATATTAAGGAGTTGGAAAAACTCAACCATCTTCGAGGAACACTTTGTATTTCACAGTTGGAAAATGTCACTGATCGTGCAGATGCTGTGGaagcaaatttgaaaaataagagACATTTGGAAGTATTGCATATGAGGTATGGTTACAGAAGAACAACTGATGGCTCAATAGTTGAGAGGGATGTCTTGGAGGTTCTCGAACCAAATAGCAACCTCAATAGTCTCATCATCGAGGACTACAGAGGCACTGGCTTTCCACATTGGCTTGGGGACTGTTATTTACTCAATTTAGTATCCCTTGAACTGAATAGATGTGGATTTTGTTTCCAGTTTCCACCACTTGGGCAGCTTCCCTCTCTTAAGGAGCTTTCTATTTCAGAATGTGATGGAATAGAGATTATCGGTGAAGAGTTTTATGGCTATAATTCATCAACTGTTCCATTCGCTTCccttgaaaatttgaaatttgataacaTGTACGGTTGGAATGAATGGTTATGTACTAAAGGCTTCCCTTCTCTTACATTTCTTTTAATAACAGAATGTCCAAAATTGAAAAGAGCACTGCCTCAACATCTTCCTTGTTTAGAAAGATTGGTGATTTACGATTGTCCAGAGTTGGAGGCTTCAATTCCTGCCAATATAAGACAGCTAGAGCTACACGGATGTGTAAACGTTTTCATAAATGAATTGCCAACCAACTTGAAAAAGGCTTACCTTGGAGGAACTCGTGTCATTGAGTCCTCTCTAGAACAAATTTTGTTCAACAGTTCCTCTCTTGAACAGTTGAATGTTGGTGACTACGATGGTGAAAATCTTGAATGGCCCTCTTTTGATTTGCGAAGTTGTAATTCACTTTGCACTCTGTCTATATCCGGATGGTGTTCCTCATCCTTGCCTTTTGCACTTAACTTGTCCACCAATCTTCATTCTCTAGATTTGTATGATTGCCGACAGCTCAAATCGTTTCCACAAAGAGGTTTACCGTCCCGCCTGAGTAGCCTCCGAATAAACAAATGCCCTGAACTGATTGCATCAAGAAAGGAGTGGGGTTTGTTCGAACTAAATTCTCTGAAAGAGTTCAGAGTTAGTGATGACTTTGAAAGCATGGACTCCTTCCCGGAGGAGAATCTACTGCCCCCAACTCTTAACACTATTCATTTGGAAAATTGTTCAAAGCTAAGAATAATCAACTACAAGGGTCTTCTTCATCTCAAATCTGTCAGACTCCTACGCATTGAATATTGTCCTTGTCTTGAGCGATTGCCAGAGGAGGGTCTTCCGAGCTCCCTTTCTACTTTGTACATTCGTGAATGTCGAATAGTTAAGCAGAGGTACCAAAAGGAGGAAGGAGAGAGTTGGAATACAATTTGTCACATCCctgatgtatttatttattga
- the LOC11414679 gene encoding integrator complex subunit 9 isoform X2, with amino-acid sequence MKLTCLSKGRGFHFPPCHMLNFCGFRILFDCPLDLSSLMAFSPIPTSLDALSFEESKNNEKRQKIEDLLDAKNLVFAEPWYKTVNKLHLWNASLIDVILISSPMGIMGLPYLTRQKGFSAKIYVTEASARIGQLMMEDLVSMHAEFRQFYGPEESNFPPWLRQEELEILPSVLKEILVGKDGVELGGWMPLYSAADVKDSIQKINTLNYAQEACYNGTLVIKAFSSGVEIGSSNWTLNGPKGDIAYLSSSCFFSAHAMAFDYSSLQRTSTLIYSDFSSLIDAQDVEDGDNYTDPTSDKLLPPSFEDSDGFSLDSDVNLDEKEKLVFICSCAIECVKDGGSVLIPINRLGTILQLLEEMATLLEASAMEVPIYIISSVAEELLALLNIIPEWLSKQRQERLFAGEPLFDHVKLLKEKKIRVVPNIHSHQLLKDWQEPCIVFCPHWSLRMGPIVHLLRRWCGDPKSLLILEDMVNPELALLPFKPVEMKVLQCLFPSGIGLQKLQPLLKTLQPKTILFPEDLRLKMCFSCEKSFSVSYYTEAETLKVPCQKESSELKIEADLASQFYWKTFKKEGINVTKLKGKLLMENGRHHLLLDNDKKTSLRNSSLVRCGLTDYHKLIPELSKMGINASMELIKDDVESQNVCLVHTEEPYKALIEIGKTSTVITTAESDANVASILYKAIDNIMDGV; translated from the exons ATGAAGCTT ACATGTTTGAGCAAAGGAAGAGGCTTTCACTTCCCACCATGTCACATGTTGAATTTTTGTGGGTTTAGGATCTTATTCGATTGCCCTCTTGATCTTTCTTCTCTTATGGCCTTCTCCCCCATACCTACTTCTTTGGATGCCTTGTCATTTGAAGAAAGCAAGAACAATGAGAAGAGACAGAAAATTGAAGATCTTCTTGATGCTAAAAACTTAGTTTTTGCAGAACCTTGGTATAAGACTGTTAATAAATTACATCTGTGGAATGCATCTTTAATTGATGTCATATTAATCTCAAGTCCAATGGGTATTATGGGATTGCCCTATCTTACTCGACAGAAGGGTTTCTCAGCTAAG ATCTATGTAACTGAAGCATCAGCAAGAATAGGCCAGCTAATGATGGAGGATCTTGTATCAATGCATGCGGAATTTAGGCAGTTTTATGGACCGGAGGAGTCTAATTTCCCCCCATGGCTGAGACAGGAAGAACTTGAAATACTTCCTTCAGTATTGAAAGAGATATTGGTAGGAAAAGATGGAGTGGAGTTGGGTGGTTGGATGCCCTTGTACAG TGCAGCTGATGTGAAGGATTCTATACAAAAGATCAACACACTTAATTATGCACAGGAAGCTTGCTACAATGGTACATTGGTTATAAAAGCATTCAGCTCTGGCGTAGAAATAGGCAGTTCTAATTGGACTCTAAATGGTCCAAAGGGCGATATTGCTTATCTTTCAAGCTCTTGCTTCTTTTCTGCTCATGCAATGGCTTTTGATTACAGCAGTCTACAGAGGACTAGTACATTAATTTATTCAGATTTCTCATCCTTGATTGATGCACAAGATGTCGAGGATGGGGATAATTACACTGATCCAACTTCTGATAAGTTATTACCTCCAAG TTTTGAAGATTCGGATGGATTCAGTCTCGACTCCGATGTAAATTTAGATGAAAAGGAAAAACTGGTTTTCATATGCTCATGTGCTATTGAGTGCGTCAAAGATGGTGGCTCAGTTCTTATTCCTATTAACCGACTTGGAACAATTTTGCAGCTTTTGGAGGAAATGGCAACATTACTCGAAGCTTCAGCTATGGAG GTTCCGATCTATATAATTTCTTCAGTTGCGGAAGAGTTACTAGCATTGCTTAACATCATACCAGAGTGGCTTTCTAAACAGCGGCAAGAAAGA TTATTTGCTGGGGAACCGTTGTTTGATCATGTCAAGCTcctaaaagagaaaaagattcGCGTGGTTCCCAATATTCATTCACATCAACTTTT AAAGGATTGGCAAGAACCCTGCATTGTATTTTGTCCTCACTGGAGTCTTCGTATGGGTCCCATTGTCCATCTGCTTCGAAGATGGTGTGGTGATCCAAAATCTTTGCTTATCCTTGAG GATATGGTCAATCCTGAGCTAGCTCTCTTACCTTTCAAGCCAGTTGAAATGAAGGTTCTTCAATGTCTGTTTCCCTCTGGAATAGG GTTGCAAAAACTTCAACCTTTGCTTAAGACACTGCAGCCAAAGACTATTCTG TTCCCTGAAGATTTGAGATTGAAGATGTGTTTCTCATGTGAAAAGTCTTTCTCAGTTTCGTATTATACTGAAGCTGAAACTTTAAAAGTACCTTGTCAAAAG GAAAGTTCAGAGTTGAAAATTGAAGCTGATTTGGCTTCCCAGTTTTATTGGAAAACCTTTAAAAAGGAAGGAATTAATGTTACAAAGTTAAAGGGGAAGCTGTTAATGGAAAATGGTAGACACCACTTGCTCTTGGATAATGACAAAAAAACTTCCTTAAGAAATAGTTCTTTGGTACGTTGTGGTTTAACAGATTACCATAAGCTTATACCTGAATTATCGAAGATGGGAATTAATGCATCCATGGAACTTATTAAGGATGATGTTGAATCGCAAAATGTTTGTCTAGTTCATACAGAGGAACCTTACAAAGCTTTGATAGAGATCGGAAAAACCAGTACTGTTATTACTACTGCTGAATCTGATGCCAATGTTGCTTCCATTCTTTATAAAGCTATAGACAACATTATGGATGGGGTTTGA
- the LOC11414679 gene encoding integrator complex subunit 9 isoform X1, whose product MKLTCLSKGRGFHFPPCHMLNFCGFRILFDCPLDLSSLMAFSPIPTSLDALSFEESKNNEKRQKIEDLLDAKNLVFAEPWYKTVNKLHLWNASLIDVILISSPMGIMGLPYLTRQKGFSAKIYVTEASARIGQLMMEDLVSMHAEFRQFYGPEESNFPPWLRQEELEILPSVLKEILVGKDGVELGGWMPLYSAADVKDSIQKINTLNYAQEACYNGTLVIKAFSSGVEIGSSNWTLNGPKGDIAYLSSSCFFSAHAMAFDYSSLQRTSTLIYSDFSSLIDAQDVEDGDNYTDPTSDKLLPPSFEDSDGFSLDSDVNLDEKEKLVFICSCAIECVKDGGSVLIPINRLGTILQLLEEMATLLEASAMEVPIYIISSVAEELLALLNIIPEWLSKQRQERLFAGEPLFDHVKLLKEKKIRVVPNIHSHQLLKDWQEPCIVFCPHWSLRMGPIVHLLRRWCGDPKSLLILEDMVNPELALLPFKPVEMKVLQCLFPSGIGLQKLQPLLKTLQPKTILFPEDLRLKMCFSCEKSFSVSYYTEAETLKVPCQKESSELKMSFSCEKSFSVSYCTEPETLKVFCQKESSELKIEADLASQFYWKTFKKEGINVTKLKGKLLMENGRHHLLLDNDKKTSLRNSSLVRCGLTDYHKLIPELSKMGINASMELIKDDVESQNVCLVHTEEPYKALIEIGKTSTVITTAESDANVASILYKAIDNIMDGV is encoded by the exons ATGAAGCTT ACATGTTTGAGCAAAGGAAGAGGCTTTCACTTCCCACCATGTCACATGTTGAATTTTTGTGGGTTTAGGATCTTATTCGATTGCCCTCTTGATCTTTCTTCTCTTATGGCCTTCTCCCCCATACCTACTTCTTTGGATGCCTTGTCATTTGAAGAAAGCAAGAACAATGAGAAGAGACAGAAAATTGAAGATCTTCTTGATGCTAAAAACTTAGTTTTTGCAGAACCTTGGTATAAGACTGTTAATAAATTACATCTGTGGAATGCATCTTTAATTGATGTCATATTAATCTCAAGTCCAATGGGTATTATGGGATTGCCCTATCTTACTCGACAGAAGGGTTTCTCAGCTAAG ATCTATGTAACTGAAGCATCAGCAAGAATAGGCCAGCTAATGATGGAGGATCTTGTATCAATGCATGCGGAATTTAGGCAGTTTTATGGACCGGAGGAGTCTAATTTCCCCCCATGGCTGAGACAGGAAGAACTTGAAATACTTCCTTCAGTATTGAAAGAGATATTGGTAGGAAAAGATGGAGTGGAGTTGGGTGGTTGGATGCCCTTGTACAG TGCAGCTGATGTGAAGGATTCTATACAAAAGATCAACACACTTAATTATGCACAGGAAGCTTGCTACAATGGTACATTGGTTATAAAAGCATTCAGCTCTGGCGTAGAAATAGGCAGTTCTAATTGGACTCTAAATGGTCCAAAGGGCGATATTGCTTATCTTTCAAGCTCTTGCTTCTTTTCTGCTCATGCAATGGCTTTTGATTACAGCAGTCTACAGAGGACTAGTACATTAATTTATTCAGATTTCTCATCCTTGATTGATGCACAAGATGTCGAGGATGGGGATAATTACACTGATCCAACTTCTGATAAGTTATTACCTCCAAG TTTTGAAGATTCGGATGGATTCAGTCTCGACTCCGATGTAAATTTAGATGAAAAGGAAAAACTGGTTTTCATATGCTCATGTGCTATTGAGTGCGTCAAAGATGGTGGCTCAGTTCTTATTCCTATTAACCGACTTGGAACAATTTTGCAGCTTTTGGAGGAAATGGCAACATTACTCGAAGCTTCAGCTATGGAG GTTCCGATCTATATAATTTCTTCAGTTGCGGAAGAGTTACTAGCATTGCTTAACATCATACCAGAGTGGCTTTCTAAACAGCGGCAAGAAAGA TTATTTGCTGGGGAACCGTTGTTTGATCATGTCAAGCTcctaaaagagaaaaagattcGCGTGGTTCCCAATATTCATTCACATCAACTTTT AAAGGATTGGCAAGAACCCTGCATTGTATTTTGTCCTCACTGGAGTCTTCGTATGGGTCCCATTGTCCATCTGCTTCGAAGATGGTGTGGTGATCCAAAATCTTTGCTTATCCTTGAG GATATGGTCAATCCTGAGCTAGCTCTCTTACCTTTCAAGCCAGTTGAAATGAAGGTTCTTCAATGTCTGTTTCCCTCTGGAATAGG GTTGCAAAAACTTCAACCTTTGCTTAAGACACTGCAGCCAAAGACTATTCTG TTCCCTGAAGATTTGAGATTGAAGATGTGTTTCTCATGTGAAAAGTCTTTCTCAGTTTCGTATTATACTGAAGCTGAAACTTTAAAAGTACCTTGTCAAAAGGAAAGTTCAGAGTTGAAGATGAGTTTCTCATGTGAAAAGTCTTTCTCAGTTTCGTATTGTACCGAACCTGAAACTTTAAAAGTATTTTGTCAAAAGGAAAGTTCAGAGTTGAAAATTGAAGCTGATTTGGCTTCCCAGTTTTATTGGAAAACCTTTAAAAAGGAAGGAATTAATGTTACAAAGTTAAAGGGGAAGCTGTTAATGGAAAATGGTAGACACCACTTGCTCTTGGATAATGACAAAAAAACTTCCTTAAGAAATAGTTCTTTGGTACGTTGTGGTTTAACAGATTACCATAAGCTTATACCTGAATTATCGAAGATGGGAATTAATGCATCCATGGAACTTATTAAGGATGATGTTGAATCGCAAAATGTTTGTCTAGTTCATACAGAGGAACCTTACAAAGCTTTGATAGAGATCGGAAAAACCAGTACTGTTATTACTACTGCTGAATCTGATGCCAATGTTGCTTCCATTCTTTATAAAGCTATAGACAACATTATGGATGGGGTTTGA
- the LOC120579398 gene encoding uncharacterized protein — MSWVLGSVDPNIVLNLRPYKTAATMWDYLKKVYNQNNAARRFQLEHDIALFKQDSLSISEFYSQFMNLWAEYTEIVYADLTSEGLSSVQSVHETTKRDQFLMKLRSEFEGIRSNLMHRNPVPSLDACFNDMLREEQHLLTQSIIEDQKVSTVPVAYVARGKTRSHDMSVVQCFCCKKLGHYASNCPDKVCNYCKKDGHILKECPIRPPRRNVTAFTTSVDSSIPSNSVNPAPVQQNAPTASSSVTPEMVQQMIISAFSALGISGSTIREDNREGA, encoded by the exons ATGTCCTGGGTCCTAGGTTCTGTTGATCCAAACATTGTCCTGAATCTCCGACCTTACAAAACAGCAGCCACAATGTGGGACTACTTGAAGAAAGTCTACAATCAGAACAACGCCGCTCGAAGATTCCAGCTTGAACACGACATAGCCTTATTTAAACAGGATAGTCTCTCCATCTCTGAATTTTACTCTCAATTCATGAATCTTTGGGCTGAATATACTGAGATAGTTTATGCAGACTTAACTTCTGAAGGTTTAAGTTCTGTACAATCTGTTCATGAAACTACCAAGCGAGATCAATTTCTTATGAAATTGAGATCTGAATTTGAAGGTATTCGGTCCAATCTCATGCATAGAAACCCTGTACCATCATTGGATGCATGTTTCAATGATATGTTACGTGAAGAACAACATCTGCTGACACAGTCCATCATTGAAGATCAAAAAGTGTCTACTGTTCCAGTGGCTTATGTGGCACGAGGAAAGACAAGAAGTCATGACATGAGTGTTGTTCAATGTTTCTGTTGCAAGAAATTGGGACATTATGCTTCAAACTGTCCAGACAAAGTCTGCAACTACTGCAAAAAAGACGGACATATTCTGAAGGAATGCCCAATAAGGCCACCAAGGAGAAATGTCACAGCCTTTACAACCTCGGTTGATTCATCTATTCCTAGCAACTCGGTCAATCCAGCACCGGTTCAGCAAAATGCTCCTACTGCTTCATCATCAGTGACCCCTGAAATGGTTCAACAAATGATCATTTCTGCCTTCTCTGCTCTAGGAATCTCAG GATCAACAATCAGGGAAGATAATCGCGAAGGGGCCTAA